One Lampris incognitus isolate fLamInc1 chromosome 14, fLamInc1.hap2, whole genome shotgun sequence DNA window includes the following coding sequences:
- the LOC130124116 gene encoding NAD-dependent protein deacylase sirtuin-6-like — MSVNYASGLSPYADKGVCGLPETFDSPEELKAKVQTLAQLIKESQCLVVHSGAGISTSTGIPDFRGPKGVWTLEEKGETPHFDITFEDARPSLTHMALVGLQRAGYLKYLISQNVDGLHVRSGFPRDLLSELHGNMFVEECEKCGRQYVREKVIGVMGLKPTGRYCEVVRSRGLRSCRGKLISTILDWEDALPHRDLTKADDVSRRADLALTLGTSMQIKPSGDLPLLTKRKGGKVVIINLQTTKHDKHAYLRIHGYVDEVMRQVMDLLGLDIPKWEGPTICESAAAISESTTLLKSPGAAKKGVKTEVKKEERKRLAIPQTDEEQVNKEPITVKKERTEAPVGFNKKK, encoded by the exons ATGTCTGTAAATTATGCTTCTGGACTCTCGCCCTATGCAGACAAAGGTGTATGCGGACTCCCCGAG ACGTTTGATAGTCCCGAGGAGCTGAAAGCGAAGGTCCAGACTCTAGCTCAGTTGATAAAGGAGTCTCAGTGCCTGGTTGTCCACTCTGGAGCAGGCATAAGCACATCAACAGGCATACCTGACTTCAG GGGTCCAAAGGGTGTGTGGACCTTGGAAGAGAAGGGTGAGACACCCCACTTTGATATCACATTTGAGGATGCTCGACCCAGCCTGACTCACATGGCTCTAGTAGGGCTACAAAGGGCTGGCTACCTCAAATACCTCATCAGCCAGAACGTGGATGGCCTGCATGTCAGATCTGGCTTCCCCAG GGATTTGCTATCCGAGCTCCACGGAAACATGTTTGTGGAGGAGTGTGAGAAATgtggcag gcagtACGTGAGAGAGAAGGTGATCGGTGTGATGGGGCTGAAACCCACCGGACGCTACTGTGAAGTGGTCCGCTCCAGGGGACTCAGATCCTGCAG AGGGAAACTCATCAGCACCATACTGGACTGGGAGGATGCTCTTCCACACAGAGACCTAACCAAAGCAGATGATGTCAGCAG ACGAGCAGACTTGGCATTGACTCTGGGAACCTCCATGCAGATCAAACCCAGCGGAGACCTTCCACTCCTCACTAAGCGAAAAGGTGGCAAGGTGGTCATCATCAACCTACAGACCACCAAACAT GATAAGCATGCGTACCTGCGTATCCATGGTTACGTAGACGAGGTCATGAGACAGGTTATGGACTTGCTGGGATTGGACATTCCAAAGTGGGAGGGGCCGACTATCTGCGAGAGCGCCGCGGCCATCTCTGAATCCACCACCCTTCTCAAGTCACCAGGTGCAGCAAAGAAAGGGGTGAAAACTGAGGTCAAGAAGGAGGAGAGAAAAAGACTCGCCATACCACAAACAGACGAGGAGCAGGTTAACAAGGAGCCAATTACTGTGAAGAAGGAGAGAACAGAAGCCCCCGTAGGGTTTAACAAAAAGAAATAG